TTAAACaaaatgattatctaaaaactgaattagaaaaagaaagagaaatcatcaggacttggactaactcaggcagaacaactcagaatattctaagtagtggaaactggaaagaggggttaggttataaagatggtaaaagtgagaaagggactttgcaaattaagccaattgctatcaaacagactgaaaagccaaaggtaaatcttcTTAAATTTGTtgtaaaaactgttgtgtctgattctgaagagatgaaagactctaaaacagaagtcaaagaaaagtcaacttctgacaaatgaaaacaggataaaccagctttggtaaacattggcttaatgacaaagaagcagcttaagtataagccgaaagagattaaaaatgtgaacaaggtaaaggaagctaggaaaaataggaatggaaaggaaggtgtgaataaaagtaataattatatgcctgttcctaatgctcctagaaagaaatactataattgtggaaactctaaccatcttgcttctttttgcaggaaaaataaagatataaactctttacctacTAGATCAGGAGTttagagtcagtctgttaggtttaaaccacaaaatccttgcttacattatggtagtttatgacattatatttatacttgtaaggaatatcatagtttgtactatgattattatgaaataaaccCTTCTTTAAAGAGAACTAGCAttactagaaatagtagatacgacatcggtccttagacatcggcatgtaatgcgcccgatgttaaaatgcagtttaacatcggttttgtaaaaagcgatgttgaatacgcatattgacatcggtttcacttagtagccgttgtctatcttcagaaattaaaaaggccacaaatttgtttttaactttgacatcagttcattttgttaaccgttgtctatggccttttaaaaaaaataaaaattacttaactccccccccccccccgcttttcagtacactttccccccctttaattttaacaaaacATATTTTCCCCCTTTCCAAAAAACCTCCCACGAGCCTCTCATCTCTCCCCGACCCTCgcctctctcgtctctctcatctctcccctCCTTCTCTCTTAGTCTTCTTACCTTTCTTCTCTCTTCTTACCTTAGTCTCTGTTAACcgtctcttctctcttttctctgaaaccctaattttagccccAATTCTAATTCAAGATTTGGAGCTTCAAATTAGAGCAAATTAAACTTGAAATTGAGCTAGTATCTGGAGGTTGGAGCTAGTATTTGGAGGTAGACAGCATTTGGAGGTTGGAGCACTGAGGGTTTAGAACATTGGGGTTGCGGAACATTGAAAGCATCCGGAGGTATATTCTTCTTTACTTCTTTACTGTTTATCTCCCTCATTTTTATGTTTAATATCTTCTTTGTGCATGTAAATGTTTTATGTTtatcttcttttcttctttactgtttttcttctttgtgCATGTAAATGTTTTATGTTTTTGGGGGTTTTATGTTTATTTCTTTTTGGGGGTTTTATGTCCTGTTTTTGGGAATTTTATGTCATGTAAAATATTTTAGGTACACTGATGTAAATCAATGTTTTAGGTACATTGATGTAAATGTAAATATTTCTGTTCtgtttttaattatgtgttttcTGGGGGTTGTTCATACATATTAGTGTGTTTTGGGGGGGTTTTTTGGGCTGCATTTGAACAGGTCTCAGATATGAACAAGTCTCTGCATTTCTTGTTTTGTATGATAGTCATTTCTCTGATATGAACAAGTCTCTGCATTCCTGATATGAACTATCTGTTACTTGTGTTGTATTATAGTAATTGTTTTGTATAATTATCCTTCTCACAGATACAAGTAAcagataattttaatttatttatttatgggCTGAATTTGTTTCAATACTCAAGTTCTCACTGAGTTTTATTTATGTGAAGGAAATTTAACAATTGTCTGGGTTGTGAATGTTGGAATTATTGGTTTTTAATTATGTGATTTTTTCAAATATCTTggtttaatttgttttaattatctTGGTTTAATTTAGTCTAGTTTATAAATTTAGTCTAGTTTTGTAATTAATTGGGTATATGTATAGGATCTTAGAGTAATGAATTAGTACTATAAACTATTAGGATATCAAGGTATTTACTCCTTTCTAAGTTTATATAATTAATCCCTACAGTAACCAACACAAATTTGATATgccttttattaaataattataaataggtatgtgttggatttttaatatttatagtggctatcaggtagggaaatttgatggataagacatggatTTTGCAAGATAAGGATTCTTTAGCATTTGAAATGGGGGTGGAAAACTTCTTGATATATGCTGAAGAAAATTCTGAAGATCGTAACAAAATTCCTTGCCCTTGTGGACGATGcgccaattttaaaaaattctctaTAAAAACAATCAGGGGCCATATCTATGACAATGGATTTTGTCTAGGTTATGTGCATTGGGTTTGGCACGGGGAGACTGCTTCTACGGGTCCTAAATCTTCAAGTGCTAGTTGTCCACCTGAAGAGCAAGCTCCAGACCCACCTCCTGAGCAAGCCTCTGATGAAGCGTCAGAGCAAGATCAGGAGCATGTCGCTGCTTCGGAAACTGTTGATGTTTGTGAAGCGGCATATAACTCGAGTCAATATGATAATGATTCATATCAGTTTAGGAGGTTCGTAGCCGATGCTGAGCAACCTCTATATGAGGGTAGTGACTGTACTAAGTTAGAGTCGATGTTGAAGTTGCATAACTGGAAATCTAGGTTTGGTATTACCGATAGTGCCTTCACTGACCTCCTTTCTTCTGTTGGGTCTCTACTTCCCAAAGATAATGTGTTACCCAGTAATGCATATGAAGCAAAAAAAACCCTCTCCAATTTAGGTCTAGAGTATATAAAGTTCCATTCATGTCCGAATGACTGTGTACTGTACAGGGGTGTACATGCTGATGCAACCAAGTGTCCTAAGTGTCGACTTTCTCGGTGGAAGTTGACAAAGAAAGGTGAAGAGAGGATTAATCTTCCAGCCAAAGTCATGTGGTATTTTCCAATAATTCCTAGATTTAAACGTATGTTTAAATCTCCTTCCACCGCTAAACTAATGTGTTGGCATGCGCAACAGCGGACACAAGATGGTTAAATGCGACATCCAGCCGACTCTCCATCTTGGAAAAATATAGATTATAGGTGGCCATCCTTTGGTAGTGAACCGAGAAACCTTCGCTTGGCTTTATCGGCGGATGGTGTAAACCCGCACAATAATGGCCTATCTAATAGATATAGTTGCTGGCCAGTCATATTGGTGACTTACAATCTTCCTCCCTGGTTATGTATGAAAAGAAAATTTATGATGTTGTCGATATTGGTCCCTGGCCCGCATGAGCCTGGTAGTAACATCGACATCTACTTACAACCGATGATTGATGATTTAAAAAAGCTTTGGAAGGAAGGGGAACCAAATATGTATGACGCGtataacaaatcatttttcactttaaaagcaGTTTTAATGTGGACGATAAATGACTTCCCTGCTTACGCAAATTTATCTGGCTGCGTTAATAAGGGTTATAAGTGTTGTCCAGTTTGTGGAGATGACACCGTAGCTAAATTTTTGACTCATAGTAGGAAAATGTGCTACCAAGGGCATCATCGATATTTGCCTCTACATCATCCTTATAGAAGGCAGAAGGCTGCTTTTAATGGACAACAAGAGTTTGGGCAGCCGCGTCGAACCCTATCCGGAGAAGAAGTGTTAGCAGAGCAAGAacaaatcaaatttgaatttgggaagaaaatgaagaaggcaaaGAAGGTTGAAAGTCCATGGAAGAAAAAGTCAGTATTTTTCGAGTTAGAATACTGGAAATTTTACCATGTTAGGCACTGTATTGATGTCATGCATGTCGAGAAGAATGTATGTGATAGTCTGATTGGCACATTACTAAATATGCGCCATAAGACAAAGGATAGTGCGGCAGCCCGTCGTGATATGATGGAAATGGGCGTTAGATCTGATTTGGCTCCCCAAGTAGGAGTAAAGAAAACCTATTTGCCTCCTTCTCCCTTTACTTTGTCAAAGGCAGAAAAAAGGACTTTCTTGTCATCATTAATGTCGATGAAACTTCCATACGGACATGCATCGAACATAAAAAATTGTGTTTCCATGCCTGATTTGAATATTTACTTGctgattttacaatttattatTTATGCTTGACTGTAATTAATGACGGACTAAAAATATATTGTTCAACTGATGGCTTTATTATTCAATTTAATGCAGACTAAGGGAGCAAAATGGCAAAGAAGCAAAAAGCCAAGAAAGtaattttcgaagaaaatgaCAGGAAGAATAACTCTGAAAAGGTTGATGATGAGATTGTTCCTGATGTCAAAACTTCAGAGACTTGTAATGAAAAGTTGGTTCAAGTCCCTCCACAATATCAAACTCAAAGTAGTTGTGAAGAAACGATGACCACTTCTGAATCTGCAAAAAAAAGGCTAGGAGGTGCGCGTGGTGTTTCAGCTCTTCACAAAGTAGTGGTGAAGAAAGCTCGGGGAAAGAAATTTAAAGTTAGATACAATGATTTTGGAGTTCCCATCGGAAATACCAGGCCTACTTTACAGTCTTACATAGGAATGCTCGCAAGGACAATGATTCCAATCGACACTGAAAACTGGCCAAAAGTGGATTGTGATCTAAAAGCAAAATTACAGGTAAATTATATCCCTTgttgacttcttcattttatttaaattgtgACTGTAAATTATGTGGCTAATTTATATTATGTGGCTCTTTAGGACACATTCAAAATTGCCCCAGAAAGTGAGAAGCTTGTGCTACAATCGGCAGGTGAAAAATGGAGGCAGTTTAAAGCTGATTTAACTGCAAAATATGTGATGCCATTTAttggaaaaaagaagaaattgatgaAGCCTCCGAAGAAGTATGCGTTTGTTGGTAAAGAACCTTGGAAGAAATTTGTTGCAGAGAGGACGAGCCCCAAATGGCTGGTATGAATATATTCTACTAATAAAATATACATGATTGCCATTTTACTTgctaaataattaaatagattttggttaaataatatttattaatttttactaATTTATTTTGGTGCAGGAACAACGTAAGTTACAGAGCAATAGAGTGGGTAAACGGAAATATCATCACCGCTTGTCAAGGAAGGGGTATATTGGTTTGCGAGAAGAAGAAGTAAGAACCATATCTATTTGGCTTTGCAATTCTAAGTTTTAAGGGAGTTTAAACATTTTCTCTTTTTTAACAGATAAAGAAAGGGAACTTAAAGCGGAAAGAGAAACCTGATCGTGCAATTTTTTGGTGGAAGGCTAGGATGCCAAAGAATCCTGATGAGCTTACTGAAGAGCAAGCGGAAATAAATGCGAGAATTGTAAGTGATATTTTTAATACTGCATTCCCTTCAAAGATAATTGCGTCATAAATAATGCACTAATTGTTTGTATTTATTTTACAGGCTGAGTTACTTGAAATGAAGGAGAAGGGTGAATTTGTTCCACATGGAACATAAGATGTGTTGACTACGGCACTTCAGACTCCTGAGCACGCAGGAAGGGTTCGAGGGGTTGGCGGCTTTGTCACTCCAACAGCATTCTTCAATTTGCCGAAAGCGAAAAAGACTAAAATTACCAAGGCAGAGTTGTTGGATCAGTTGGAAAGAAATCAGCGGGAGATGGCTGAACTTAAGGCCTTGGTTAATGCTTCGAATGGTCACTCTCCTATGTTCTCTGACAAATCAAGTTATCAAGTACCTGTTAATAAAGAGGGAGCTGCTGATAAGCGGAATGTTGGAGTTGCTGTTAAACCGCTGAGTGCCAAACAGTTGTTGGTAAATGATGAAGACTTTGTTGGTTTTGACCCCTCTCCTCCGAGCGGAAAGAAGGTAAAATATTATTAAGATCTACTAGATATATGCCTACAGACTTGGGATTTATGCAATAAAATTAAATTGATCCCTCACTATAATGTAGGGTCCACAGTCATGTGAGCTTGCACTGGATTGCATAGAGAACAAGGTTGCTTTTGGAACAGTTTTTGATGATCACGAAGAGATGAATGTTTCAGTACATGGAGTGCCTCTAAAGCCCGGACATGTTCGTGTGTCGGTTGACGGACACATCCAGCCAGAGGCGTCGGTTCCAGTGCCCATACCTGGTGAAATTGAGGTTGTACGCCAAGCAGTTGGCTCTCACGTAGCATGGCCTCGTGAATTGATCATCTACCCAACTGTGGCAGTATGttatataaaaattatgtcaATATACTCTGAATTGATTGTTGCATTCTATAGTAGTTATGTCAATAATAACCGATTATTcttgttttatttaattctgtgtagaaaaagaaaaaggaagtgTTGCAGGGGCAGTCTAAGCGGAAAGATGAGTTGCAGAAACTTCAAGATGATTATAGAAAAATGAAGCTAAACAAGAATGTGCCAAAGCAGTACAAGGTGTTATACAAACATGCTGCAGTCTTCATGAAAGCCGTTGGGGAGTCAATACCAATTCCGTGTGATTCGGACGTGTTTGGGACtgagaaaataatttatatattgcATGAAAATGTGAAAGCATTGTTGGAGTTCGATATGATTGGCCAAGCTGCAATATCTGCTTATATGGCGTAAGTTAATTTTTTATCGTTACATATTCAATATTCATGTTTTATACGGATATTATAAGTAATGTAATTCACTCCCTGGTAGGCTCTTGCAAAGACTGATTAAGATTGAGAGGAAGAATGATGATGTGGTCTTATATGGATTTTTCGATCCAGGAGCTACATTTACGTTGAACAAATCTTTTCATTCTTATTTTATTAATCGGTTGAAAGAGAGTAGTCCCTATCGCATGTACTTCATGCCACATAATCATAAGTAAGTATTTTTAATTTAGACATGCTTttacaaattaatatatttaggtagtttttttaaaatttctgacttatgtttttcttttttcttttttataaacATAGTTGCCACTGGATTTTGGTTATAATTTGGGATGGCGACATTTATATTCTGAACCCTCTGCCACATCCAACATATTTTGATGAGTTGGAAAAATCATTAACAGAGTAATATATTTTTGTTAAttactatatataaatatatatatatatatagtaaatattCTCCCTTTTGAAAAATAATCATGTATATTATTGTTGTTCTGCAATGTAGAGCgatgaaatcctacaatgctcaAACTGGAAGGGGAAATAAAGCTCCTCAGATAAAGAATCTTCTTGTaagttttttgtatttttttatcactttgtaattttaattaatttctaGTGCTAATTCAGATTTTAAATTGTAACAGGGATCTCCCAAACAACCAGGAGGGGTTGAATGTGGCTATGTTATAATGCGATACATGAAATATATCATTGCTGATAAGGAGCTATCTTTTACTACCAAGGTATATATGCAAATCATTTCCGATAGATGGCATGTAGAATTTTTTTGTGTAGTATTTCAGGACAGATAAATATGAGTGCCATTTTTATTATCAGTTTTTATTATTAGTGATTTCCAGATGGATCTTGTTTTTATTAGTGATAAGGAACTATCTGGT
The sequence above is drawn from the Apium graveolens cultivar Ventura chromosome 2, ASM990537v1, whole genome shotgun sequence genome and encodes:
- the LOC141693317 gene encoding uncharacterized protein LOC141693317 yields the protein MGVENFLIYAEENSEDRNKIPCPCGRCANFKKFSIKTIRGHIYDNGFCLGYVHWVWHGETASTGPKSSSASCPPEEQAPDPPPEQASDEASEQDQEHVAASETVDVCEAAYNSSQYDNDSYQFRRFVADAEQPLYEGSDCTKLESMLKLHNWKSRFGITDSAFTDLLSSVGSLLPKDNVLPSNAYEAKKTLSNLGLEYIKFHSCPNDCVLYRGVHADATKCPKCRLSRWKLTKKGEERINLPAKVMWYFPIIPRFKRMFKSPSTAKLMCWHAQQRTQDG